A genomic region of Metopolophium dirhodum isolate CAU chromosome 1, ASM1992520v1, whole genome shotgun sequence contains the following coding sequences:
- the LOC132936312 gene encoding uncharacterized protein LOC132936312, translating to MHQGLYCKRVLEKFNMTEAKSVQIPADPQHSLDDKQQNTNLTSKVPYREAVGSLLYLSQITRPDITFSVNLVSRYIEDPKEQHWTAVKRILKYLKGTINFGLVFSSRQKLMLKGYSDADYAGDLDTRRSTSG from the exons atgcaccaagggttgtattgtaaaagagtattggagaagttcaatatgactgaagcaaaatcagttcaaataccagcagaccctcaacattcattagatgacaagcaacaaaatactaatttaactagtaaagtcccatatcgtgaagcagtcggaagcttattatatctcagtcagattacaagaccggacataactttttcagtaaatctagttagtagatacatcgaggatccaaaggaacaacactggacagcagtgaaacgaattttaaaatatttaaagggaactattaattttggattggtATTTAGTTCTAGACAAAAACTCATGTTAAAAGGATACAGTGATGCTGACTATGCAGGTGACTTGGATACAAGAAGATCAACATCAGG gtga